Below is a genomic region from Raphanus sativus cultivar WK10039 chromosome 4, ASM80110v3, whole genome shotgun sequence.
TATGAAGACCAGTTCGAAAAATTGGTGTTGACCACGATGATCGAAGCCGCCCTCGAAGCAGCGAACAGTTCTAGATATTTCTGTGAGAGAAATGCCAAGTGGAAAGAATACGAGAATTTGTACGTCCTAGTTCAGTGCACTCCTGATCTGACAAGACAAGACTGTTTGTTCTGTCTGCAAAAGTCCATCAACCTATTGCCTTTTAAAAGTAAAGGAGCAAGACTTCTATTCCCTAGCTGTAATTCTAGGTACGAACTTTTCGAGTTCTACAACGAAACAGACGTTAAGACACCGCCCCTAGCGGCTTCTACTCCTCCGGTGTCATCTGCTCCAAGACCTAGTTAAGTCTTTCTTCTTAATTACTCTGTTTCTTTTGCCCTGATTTCTTGAAATTAGCAATACATTTaggatttttcatatttattgtcTCCTTGtgattgattttatattaaacaGATGGTCTTCTAAACGCAGGCAAAGGTGGGAATTCAAGTGTGGTAGTCATAGCCATCCTTGTGGCTATTATAATCGCTTTTGTGGTTTCTATAGCTGGTTATTGTTTCCTTGCAAAGAGGAAAAAGAAGAATTCTGATAATAAACCAGATTTCTATGGTAAAGATTTAAATGATTTAAGAGCATAGTtagtggattttttttttcaaagagaATCTTTCAccacatttattaatattacaGTGAGAAAAACTTGAGAGATTTTAgcaggaaaaataaaaaacttgagAGACTCATATCAAAACCCTTCAAAGCTTGAGAGATTTATGTCAATTCTCCactataatattaatatatacgtTAAAAGACttcttgaaacttttttttgatgCGGATGACTTAACTATCTTTATTGGATTCTATTACTATCACTGGCCAATCTCTTTTTCTAATTACTATTGTGCAACAGGAGATGATATAACAACAATAGAGTCGCTGCAACTTGATTATAGAACAATTCAAGCTGCAACAAATGATTATTCAGAGAATAATAAGATTGGTCAAGGTGGATTTGGCGAGGTTTACAAGGTACTATCACTAGTATACATCCTTAATTGCGGCTGAGGCTGTGTATTTTTCTGTGAAATTCTGTGCCAAACACATTTAAATAACTGGGATGGTGCCAAATTTGCAGGGTACATTTTCGAATGGGACTGAAGTTGCAGTGAAAAGACTACCAAAATCATCAGGACAAGGTGAAACAGAGTTCAAGAAcgaggttgttgttgttgcaaaGCTTCAGCATAGAAATTTGGTAAGGCTTATGGGGTTTTCTATAGAACGTGAAGAAAGGATATTGGTCTACGAATATGTGCCCAACAAAAGCCTTGATTACTTCCTCTCTGGTCAGTTACATTTATGATTTGGTACATCAATGCAGGACAGAAACGTCTCTATATTCCCATGGATGATTTGGTATATATGAAAAGCACGTAATGAGAAATGCTTCAACGCAAAGGATGTATCGCCACTTGACACACTCCAGCTAACTAGCAGCGAAGCGGAAGCGTGGTGTATAGCACAAATCGTCGAGACCAATGCAGAAGAAAGCACGCTAGCGGTAGACACAAGAAGAGCCCTTGAGCATCGCGATACGGACTGCAAATGGATATGCCAGGTAGACACCTCATGGAAGGACAAAAACGAAAAAACAGGGCTCGGCTTTATCCTCTTCGAAGACCGACGAATGAGGCTAATTGGCATTAAGAAATATGACAAGGTAGCCTCGCCACTCTATGCCGAAGCCGAAGCTTTAAGCTGGGCTCTGAAGGAGACAAGGAAGATAGGTGTTTGCGAGTGATTGTTGAATCAGACTGCCAGCAATTTGTTCGACTCATCAACAAGCCGCAGGAGTGGCCTGCTCTTGGACCTGAGCTTGATAGAGATCGATTTCTTATGCTCAGAGTTCTCTTCTatctcttttaattttattagtcgTTTATTTAATGGCCGTGCGGACTGTCTCTCTAAGGCAGGACGATCACGTGCTTCAAACTTTTGTTTCTTGGGAGATAAGGCTCTTCCATGGCTGGCTCACGAAGCTAGCTTATGCGAACCTTTAGTTGCttaataaaacttttctttggatgccaaaaaaaaattacaaaccatTCCATATTTCTCTCAATACTTCCAGATCTGAAAGTTGGAAATGCAAATGAATATGTGTTCAACGACTTTAGCCATACGTTGATTGGTATCTCATATTTTCTCTTGAACAAACGGTTAACTGTTTATTGAAATGTTATCTGTCAATGTAAAACTTGATAAAAAAGTGGTGTAAATACTATGTTTATGAGGTTCGAAAGCATGAGTTAAaccttgtaagttgtaacatcGTCAGGTGCTTACCATAATCCTGAGTGACAATTGTGTTGGATTTATTAAACAATAGAAGacgaagaaaaaaacattggaAACTGTTGACATACAAAACTTCTCAAAGTCAGGTTCTTGATATTTAAGATTTCAGAGGCTTATTATCATACCGACGATACCGTAAGAGTCCGCGAATCAATTACCAAAGGGGATGAACAAAGAGACCTACAAAAAGTGAATCATGCCTTATATTGTCACATATGATGAAGATTAGCTTACCGCTATTTTCTACTCCTGTAATCTGAGAATCCATCATGATGGCCATGCTGCTTTATAGCAGCGAGTGCGTGCCATTTAAAGCTGGAGATGCGTAAGATCCACGTCTATTCAAAAAGTGGAAGAGAAAAGGAAGTAAGAGGAAGGAAGAAAGGGGTTATCTATGTatattaggggtgggcaaaataaccgaaccgaaccgagtcGATtcgaaccaaccgaaccgaaaccgattcgaaccaaaccaaagtcACTATCCATTCTTTCGGTTGAAGATTTTCCCAACCCGaacggttcggttcggttcggtttaaaaccgaaccgaaccgataaaccgaaatatttttataattgttaaaattaaaaatataagtaatatACTAATATCAAGTTATTAAAATCCTAAGATTAGGCCCACGTAATTTCCTTCTTTTTCTAATagcttatatttttataaggaAAACCCTAAAGTTAAactaaaacctaaaccaaagTTTTTCTGCGTCTCCTACTCTCCTGCTAAAACCTCTACAGCGTCTCTTTGCTGCTTCTCCTACTCTCttgcatatttttcttttaggtGGTGTCAATTCTAAAAACTTCAGGTGAAATTTATAGTTATACAGATGAAAAGTGAAAACATCAAACTATTCTTTTAGCTTACTAACAATTTCATATGTTTGTAGATGGATAAAGGAAAAGCTACCAACAAGAAACGAAAAGAGTCTGATTCTCCGACGCAGTCTCCAAAGTCTAAAAGAAGACTGCCTACAAGATCGCCTGCATGGAATGTTTTTACTAGGCTTGAAGATGATGACTCGAGGTGTTCCTGCAACTACTGTGGTAAAACATATTCATGCAATCCTGCTACCAGTGGAACTACTAACTTGAATGCACACATGAAAAAGTGCAAGGCTTATTTGGATCATGTTGAATCTGGTTCTCAGAAAGTCATCCCTACTGTTGGAGGTACTAGTGATAATAGTGGTAAAGTTGTTGGAGTGACAAAGCCTTTTGATCAAGTCGCATGCAAGAAAGCAACGGTGAAAATGATTGTCATGGATGAGTTGCCATTTTCTTTTGTAGAGAATGATGGGTTTAAACATTTTTGTGAGGTAGCTGTGCCTTGGTTTAATATACCATCACGGAGAACAATTACGAGAGACACTGTTGCACTGTATAAGGCTGAGAAAACAGCACTGAAGACTATCTTATGTCAAAATAGGCAAGCACTCTCTTTTACCACTGACATATGGACTGCTATTACCACTTTGAGTTATATGGTCATCACTGCACACTTTATTGATACGGATTGGTGTTTACATAGAAGGATTATTAGTTTTAGTCCTATTCCAGATCATAAAGGAGAGACCATTGCTAATCAGTTTTTGAGATCTTTGGATGATTGGGGTATTGAGAAAGTTTTTTCTGTTACTTTGGATAATGCAAGCAGCAATGACAAAGCtatcaatgttttgaaaaatcGGTTGAGTAACAGGAACAATGGTTCTTTGCTAATGAATGGTGAGTTTATGCACATACGTTGCTGTGCACACATACTTAACTTGATTGCTAATGAAGGTCTGGATGATATAAGCAAGAGCATAATAAGTGTTCGTAATGCTGTGAAATATGTGCGGTCTTCTAATACGAGACTAGAATCATTTAAGCGTTGGGTGGAAGCTGAGAAGATAACAAGAGGAAGTGTGGTGCTGGATTGTGTTACTAGGTGGAATTCTACCTATTTGATGCTGAAAAGTGCACTTAATTATCAAGCTGCGTTTGATAAGATGGCAGAGATGGACAAACCGTATGATGCATGGTTCAAAGAACTTGATTCTCATGGAAAGGAGAGGAAAGGACCTCCTGTGGCAATTGACTGGGACAAAGCTCGTCATATGGTGAAGTTTTTGAAGTCCTTTTATGATTCGACTTTAGCATTCTCATCTTCTATAAAGGTAACATCAAATGGTTGTTACAATGAGATATGCAAAATTCAATCAAGTGTGAACAAAATGGCTTTCAGCCAAGATTCTGATCTAAGAGAAATGGCTTCTGCAATGGCTGCCAAGTTTGATAAATATTGGGAAGGCATGGAGAAAATCAATAAGATTTTGATAGTGGCTGGTGTACTTGATCCACGTCGCAAAATGGTAGTTACAAAGTATAGCTTTGAACTTATATATGGAAGTGGTAATTCAAAGTGCACACAAATGTCTGATATGGTGATGGATATTTTGCGGAGACTATTTATAGTATATCAGGATCGGTACACCAACTTGAATCTACAATCTCCTTCTGTTGGTGGAGATGAGAATGTGATCCCAGCGACTCAAAACTCTCAGGATATGGATGTTGAGAGTATTGATGATCCTTTCCTCAGATTTATGGTTGCTAAAAAGACTACTTCTGAAGTTTTGAATGAGTTAGATAGATATCTAAAGGAAGATTTGTTTGTAGCTACTGGAAATGAGCTCGGACTTCCTTTTGATATACTAAGCTGGTGGAAGACAAATAGTTCAAAGTATCCAGTCATGTCTTTAATGGCAAGAGAAGTTCTTGCGGTACCCGTATCATCTGTGGCATCTGAGTCAGCTTTTAGCACTGGAAGTCGTGTTCTAGACCAATATAGAAGTTGTTTGACTCCTGATATGGTTGAAACATTGGTACTGACTCAAGATTGGTTACGTGCTTCTCTACGTTCCGAAGCAATGAGGTCTCTTGACCATCTAGAGGAGGAGAACAAGTTTATGGATTCACTTGAAGAAGgtgttttacttttcttttttctaagaTCATATTTAacagtattttatatgtttaatctctcaaCTAATTTctgatgtttcttttttttctgtagaGTTTAATCCCCATGGGAATGAAGTGCACACGTCTAGTTAGACGAactataacattttatatagaGGTAATAATctttcttaaatataataacatttatatGGTTTCATGCTTTTGTGTAGCTATTATTGTAATTCTCTCAAAGATGTGTTCTGTTTTCAATTTTAGTTAGTGAAAAGAACAATAATGGAATCATAGGTATAGagttatagtaaaaatataagtaaataatcgtataatttatgtataacaTACTATTTATTGATTTGTTGCAGGTTTTTGATGAAGGAAGATGATTCATTGCAggctttttttatttttaatggtaTAAGAGACAATGATGttgatttttttctcttatctagataattttggttttattgagttcttataaagttataaactatatttgtgactttaattttttattatgacCAACGCTATTATTTCATGACAACCatgcctttttcaaaaaaaaccaTACATTTATGAATTACAACATgattttacaaataaatttataaaaatttgactaaaccgaaccgaaatgcaaaccgaaccgaataaaccgaaccgaaaccgatccaaaccgaactaacTATGGTTTATTTCGACTGGAAAAATTCTagaaccgaattaaccaaaccgaaccgaacccgaaccgaaccgacaaaataaccgaagtgcccacccctaatgTATATGACCTACTTTAAGGAGTTACCTACAAAGAActcagaagaagatgaacaatTCAATTGACCAAAGTGGAAAGACAGAGGATTCTTGTAGTAGGGACAAAGATGAaaacgagttttttttttcttttgcttacaCCGTCACCGCGTGggaatttttataattatcatCAGTCAATACCAAAGAAAATTATGTTTGAAATAATGCCAACTACGAAGAGTCTCTTCCTTTGCAAACCAATCTTGACGCATTTCTACTAATGAACCGATCAAAGGCCATCCACAAATATTTtcgcatttaatattttttatttataccatattttaatagttttgttGTAGATGAGCACAAGTTGGACACGAGTTTTGAATACAAAAACCTTGACTTTTTCGTCTGGCACACGTCACAGAACCATCCTCTGTTTTCATTGTAAATCTACACAAACACAGAGaatcaaaattcaaattttatttcatcAGTATATCGGAATTTCTCAAAAGCAAGTTATGTCTTCTTGGGCCTCTTTGatctttctcttccttttctccttTCTCGCTAGCTTCAGAGCTTATGCTCAAGATCCCACTTACGTATACCACGTCTGTCCAAACACGACAACTTACACACGAAACAGCACTTACTCCACCAATCTCAGAACCCTCTTGTCCTCTCTCTCTTCCAACAACGCCTCTTACTCAACCGGATTCCAAACCGCCACCTCGGGACAAGGCACCGACAGTGTCACCGGACTTTTCCTTTGCAGGTTAGACTATTCGCCGGAAGTTTGTCGTAGATGCGTCGCCTTTGTCGTCAACGACACCTCAACTCGGTGTCCGAACGAGAGAGAGGTCGTGCTCTACTACGATGAGTGTATGGTAAGATACTCTAACCGGAACATCCTCTCGACGTTAAGCACCAACGGAGGAGTTGTCACGTGGAACGGCCAAAATATTACATCCAGCCAAAAAGACCAGTTCAGAGATTTGGTCTTGTCAACGATGAACCAAGCCGCCAGTGAAGCTGCGGACAGTCCCAGAAAATTCGATGCTAGAAAAGCTAACTGGACTGCATCACAGAATTTATATGGGCTGGTTCAGTGCACTCCTGATCTGACAAGACAAGACTGTTTGAGTTGCCTGCAACAGGGCATCAATCAGTTACCTACTGATAAAATTGGAGGAAGATTTATTGTACATAGCTGTAGTTCAAGATACGAGCTTTACGCATTTTACAACGAATCCGCCATTACAACACCTCCGCCGGCACCACTACCGCCGGTTTCAgttcctccgccgccgccgggTTAGAACTCTTGTCTTTACCGCTCCCACTGTCTGATATCAATGCTAATGATGTCTGAATAACAGGGAAAGGTGGGAGTTCAAGTGTACTAGTGGTAGCCATTGTGGTTCCTATTATAGTGGTTGCTCTGCTTTTCATAGCTTGTTATTGTTTCCTTGCAAAGAGGGCAAAGAAGACTTTTGACACAGCATCTGCATTTGATGGTAAAGATGTCAATTGAATTATAATCTGATTTATGTCAATGTTCAGATTCTCTTTCCTGCTTCTAAGAATTTCTTTTATGCACCAGGAGATGATATAACAACCGCAGAATCACTGCAGCTTGATTACAGATCAATCCAAACTGCTACTAATGATTTTGCAGAAAGTAATAAGATAGGCCAAGGTGGATTTGGAGAGGTGTACAAGGTAATTATAGTTCCTTAACTGCCTTGggatatgtttttcttttccttacCATTTGAGGCCAACATAATGGTGGTGATAACGCTAGGGTACATTATCGGATGGAACTGAAGTTGCAGTGAAGAGACTGTCATTATCGGATGGAACTGAAGTTGCAGTTGCAGAGTTTAAAAACGAGGTTATTCTTGTTGCAAAGCTACTACATAGAAATCTGGTTAGACTTGTCGGGTTTTGTCTAGAAGGAAAAGAGAGGGTACTAGTATATGAGTATGTGCCTAATGAAAGCCTTGATTACTTCATCTTTGGTTAGTTTCCCTTCTCAACGATTCTTTTGTCAATTCTTGGAAATATTTAAAGCTGATTCTACTCTATGGTGTGTGCAGACCCTGCAAAGAAAAGTCAGCTGGATTGGTCTCGGCGATACAAGATTATTGGTGGAATTGCTCGAGGGATTCTTTATCTTCATCAAGATTCACGGCTCACGATTATACACCGTGACCTTAAAGCAAGTAACGTTCTTCTGGATGCGAACATGAATCCTAAAATTGCCGATTTTGGAATGGCTAGGATCTTTGGAATGAACCAAACAGAGGAGAATACAAGCAGGATAGTGGGGACCTAGTAAGTTTTGTCTTTTAAACTACTCATACATTTAATGAATTTTTGTGGCCAACATACTAAAGTATTGTTGTCGGGTTTCAGTGGTTACATGTCTCCTGAGTATGCAATGCATGGTCAGTACTCAATGAAATCAGATGTCTATAGCTTCGGAGTCTTAGTCCTTGAGATTATAAGCGGCAAGAAGAATAGCAGCTTCTACCAAACAGACGGTGCACATGACTTGGTTTCATATGTAAGTGTTTAGCCAATCAAGTTCCATATTTACCTGACCATGGTTGCAATTTCTGATTGCTTAAAATAATATTCTAGGCATGGAGGCTCTGGAGTAATGGGACACCGCTAGACCTCATGGATCC
It encodes:
- the LOC130494581 gene encoding cysteine-rich receptor-like protein kinase 10 isoform X2, which encodes MSSRASFIFMFLFSFLTSFRASAQDHGYIYHFCGNTTSYSANSTYFTNLKILLSSLSSGNASYSTGFQNATVGQAPNRVTGLFLCRGDVSQEACSDCVSFSVKDILTKCPNQSDATIYYNRCMLRYSDRYIFSNLTLSGEFLWYNGYSIGYNYEDQFEKLVLTTMIEAALEAANSSRYFCERNAKWKEYENLYVLVQCTPDLTRQDCLFCLQKSINLLPFKSKGARLLFPSCNSRYELFEFYNETDVKTPPLAASTPPVSSAPRPNGLLNAGKGGNSSVVVIAILVAIIIAFVVSIAGYCFLAKRKKKNSDNKPDFYGDDITTIESLQLDYRTIQAATNDYSENNKIGQGGFGEVYKGTFSNGTEVAVKRLPKSSGQGETEFKNEVVVVAKLQHRNLDRNVSIFPWMIWYI
- the LOC130494581 gene encoding cysteine-rich receptor-like protein kinase 10 isoform X1 codes for the protein MSSRASFIFMFLFSFLTSFRASAQDHGYIYHFCGNTTSYSANSTYFTNLKILLSSLSSGNASYSTGFQNATVGQAPNRVTGLFLCRGDVSQEACSDCVSFSVKDILTKCPNQSDATIYYNRCMLRYSDRYIFSNLTLSGEFLWYNGYSIGYNYEDQFEKLVLTTMIEAALEAANSSRYFCERNAKWKEYENLYVLVQCTPDLTRQDCLFCLQKSINLLPFKSKGARLLFPSCNSRYELFEFYNETDVKTPPLAASTPPVSSAPRPNGLLNAGKGGNSSVVVIAILVAIIIAFVVSIAGYCFLAKRKKKNSDNKPDFYGDDITTIESLQLDYRTIQAATNDYSENNKIGQGGFGEVYKGTFSNGTEVAVKRLPKSSGQGETEFKNEVVVVAKLQHRNLKRLYIPMDDLVYMKST
- the LOC130494581 gene encoding cysteine-rich receptor-like protein kinase 10 isoform X3 produces the protein MSSRASFIFMFLFSFLTSFRASAQDHGYIYHFCGNTTSYSANSTYFTNLKILLSSLSSGNASYSTGFQNATVGQAPNRVTGLFLCRGDVSQEACSDCVSFSVKDILTKCPNQSDATIYYNRCMLRYSDRYIFSNLTLSGEFLWYNGYSIGYNYEDQFEKLVLTTMIEAALEAANSSRYFCERNAKWKEYENLYVLVQCTPDLTRQDCLFCLQKSINLLPFKSKGARLLFPSCNSRYELFEFYNETDVKTPPLAASTPPVSSAPRPSKGGNSSVVVIAILVAIIIAFVVSIAGYCFLAKRKKKNSDNKPDFYGDDITTIESLQLDYRTIQAATNDYSENNKIGQGGFGEVYKGTFSNGTEVAVKRLPKSSGQGETEFKNEVVVVAKLQHRNLKRLYIPMDDLVYMKST
- the LOC130511713 gene encoding cysteine-rich receptor-like protein kinase 10, which translates into the protein MSSWASLIFLFLFSFLASFRAYAQDPTYVYHVCPNTTTYTRNSTYSTNLRTLLSSLSSNNASYSTGFQTATSGQGTDSVTGLFLCRLDYSPEVCRRCVAFVVNDTSTRCPNEREVVLYYDECMVRYSNRNILSTLSTNGGVVTWNGQNITSSQKDQFRDLVLSTMNQAASEAADSPRKFDARKANWTASQNLYGLVQCTPDLTRQDCLSCLQQGINQLPTDKIGGRFIVHSCSSRYELYAFYNESAITTPPPAPLPPVSVPPPPPGKGGSSSVLVVAIVVPIIVVALLFIACYCFLAKRAKKTFDTASAFDGDDITTAESLQLDYRSIQTATNDFAESNKIGQGGFGEVYKGTLSDGTEVAVKRLSLSDGTEVAVAEFKNEVILVAKLLHRNLVRLVGFCLEGKERVLVYEYVPNESLDYFIFDPAKKSQLDWSRRYKIIGGIARGILYLHQDSRLTIIHRDLKASNVLLDANMNPKIADFGMARIFGMNQTEENTSRIVGTYGYMSPEYAMHGQYSMKSDVYSFGVLVLEIISGKKNSSFYQTDGAHDLVSYAWRLWSNGTPLDLMDPMILDNFQRNEVVRCVHIGLLCVQEDPVERPPLSTIVLMLTSNTVTLPVPRQPGLFFQSRLGKDPLVTAGTHKKRICK